ATGAAATACTTTTAAAAGTTTGATTACGTGCAACAGTTCAAGGcataaaaagcataaaacaaaGGTCTAACAATCTAATCATATGCAAGcaaattattaataaattagTCTGGCTCAATGGCTGTATATgactgggataaagcctgacttCTATCAGATGTCCCTTCCGCTATCCCCCTATCTATTTTGCTAGATAGATAAGCGGTGTAGGTCTGGCTTTGCCAgactaataataaattaaaagggTTAACTGTCATTCAGTATTACAGCAAACCAACAATGCTGTAGTAAATGGGAGagaaacatattttcttttttgcatttcaGGATTGgatgttaaagaaaaaaaaattaacacatttctttagAAGACTATGCAGCACTCTAAATCTCATCCACTCTTATTACCTCTCATTGTTAGTGTTTTGGAAGATACATGTTCATCTGTTTTCCATGGTTTTTATGTGGTTCAAGTCCTGGGCAGGCCATGGAAACTTTTGGCACGCAGTCTTAGatcgtttttttcttcttcttttagatTGCATTCCGCAGAGTCTTTGCAGCAAAGTAAACATACGAAGGAACAACAAATaagacaagaaaaataaaagaggcACATGGGGAGGCACATTTCTCAAACGACAAATTTGTTCTTGGTGGTTGAACCGCTTTTGGTAGCTGTGTCTGCGTGAGATTGGTAGCCAATAGTCATCTTCAGGGGAAGCCCCAAGCGCTCCTTGTAAACTCTCCTGTTGACAGGAAAGGACACCATAAGAAGATGCAGACAATGCCATCACCTGTATTTTTAGTACTTTAATACTGAAGACACGCCTCACCCTATGTGTGTTATAGCTTCCCGGTTGTCATAGTCTGATGTCCAGACTGCTATTTTATCTCCTTTTGCGCGGATGTTGACCACCGCTCCGCAGACCTGATCGCTGTAGTCGTCAAAGGCCTCTCCGACTAAGCACAGGAGCTGGTAAAGTGATGGAGAGGATTAAAAGTCATTGACATTACATGATGATTCACATCTCGACTTGGACTATGCAGtatttcctctatgttgatatgttgatggcGGCCTGCCACGGAAAATGTCTGCCACCATAGTATAGcgcagacgcacaacagggtttctgctatgTACANNNNNNNNNNCCGCTCTTTCAGCTgtttatgaaaagtcataaagtcacAATTACACaactctgcagagccgtctgctctactgAACTCAAGCAAACGGTCATCCACTCTCTCTCCCCGAGCAACTGTAACAGTGACAGGACGTCATCACTTGCGGAGTCATGGCAACCAAGTAAACAACAGGGGTAGTACTACTTGTCACTCAATCTTAGGCAAAGtgacaaacggcaacaaaattGCGACAAGAAATCTGCACTCACGCAGATCCCGTGACATGTGACAGCTACAGTTTATTGGAAAACAGCATTGTGgacactgaatttgatgaatttactgtttatcagacaccagacaagacaagaagctaacgttagcgaacACTGCGGTCCGTCTGCCTCCCCGCGCAAACATAGCTGGTAATGTAACTCagcgttttgttttgttgttaaactgtgtgtaaaatgagtGGTGACGTTAAATCTATTATTATCTATTTTCCGTGCCAAGTGGTTGGTTGCAGCATTGCCAATAAAGCAAGTGTCTGCTAACTGGCAAGTCTATGCTTGCTAGATGTCTGTATCACTGTCAGTGACCTTTAAAGCTGTAAGAGAGCTCGGCACAACACTGGACTGGAGATTTAGCAGAGAGCAAGCCATTTTTCAGTTGATCTCATTTGACTGTGTTGTGGCCCCTTATCAGCTCAGGAAACGGTCAAGACAATAGTATATTTTTGTTAGATCTGTGGCTCACTGCACTGATATGAAGAATATGTAATCATCACACATTTCAGCAGTGTAATGACAGTAGTACTAGGCGTTTTGTATCacagtattttttgtaattctgGCGGTTTCACAGtatattgattattattttccCGCAAGGCTGATCGCGGTTCCATgtccagtgtttcctttagcatttttttttttttagcagtgggggcagGTCTGACAAACAGCTACCTCCcatcccccccccatccccgcAAGTAATGGTATTTGAAGGTCACAGAGTGGCTTCTCAACTCATATATTATTAGCACCTACTGTATTTTATTACCCTAATCAATATTGTTGTACAGAATTGTAATAAAACAATACTATTTGTCATCCTATTTAACAGTACAACTGGTATTCCTGGTATTGGTGGTCAGTGGTCAGTGAGTGTACATTAGAGGTGGAATGGTACATGTATTTGTAATGAACTGAAACGGAACGGGCATCTCGGTTTGGCACATGAATTTACACAAAGAATACACGgtataaaaattaataaaacttgcgcgcaaattaattaatgtaatgcAGAGCTACTGTAGGGACACCTAATCTGTAGCCCCACCTTAGCTCTGAAGCTATGTATCTACGGAAAGCCTGTTCACTTCCTATTAAGCCCCATTGTACCGAATTTGGTAGCAGCTCCGCCAGAGTTCCACTGGGGGTGATCGCGGTCCAGTTCAAAAACAAATGGGACTCTATGGAGCTAGATGGCTAAATGTGTTTCTTTCGACTGATTGTCgttgagaaatctcagatttgatTGTAGTTTTGGCAAGTTCAACATGGTCGAAAGTTGAATGAACAAGTACTTATGTCCTTCTGATTGGTTACAGGTTGAGTTGTTGTTGCCCCATAACACACTACcattctgctaatgaatgctgattggtcagtgaaggaCTGATTACGACCAGAGATCCCGCTTGATGGCATCCGAAGCGGAGCCAGAACGTCAGTGATTATTTTGGCgtggtctttaaaacattagGAAAACTCTTTCTAGCATGTGTATTGACCTGCCCGCTGTGTTGTTGATGCCtcgagagaaaaaaaggatgtCATTGAGATTTTAAAAGGCAATGACATCATTCATGCACCATTCAAACTACTAGACAAAAAATTATATCCTGAGATAAGCGTGTCAGCGTTGTTCAGCAGTTGTCGGGTATGTGTGCATTATGTCGGCAAGATAATTTAAACAGCAACCATGACTACagtgtgcgtctgccctatttctgTTAGAGTGGCGGAAGGAATATTGCCATGGCGGGCCAccactaaaaaataaataggacACTGCAGGTCAGTTAAAGTTTTCATCTACAAtcctatttgtatttgtgagAAGTCACGCTGTTCTGAGTTGAAAGATTATTATCGAGTTAAtaggtgtgtgcttgtgttggcCGATTTTCATTTCCTATAGTTttgaaatgcaaacattttttgacttctttttttctttaaagagcGCGCACAGGAAACATAAATCGGGGCCTATGCtctgcaaaaacaattgagacagaGCCAGTAAAGCGATCCCAGGCGATGTAGCCTGTTCAGCAGCTGTAGCTGACAACAGTGAGTTATTTgaagccaagagaggggggccgtgagttagcagtgtgtttagcaaTTGTCATTGATTAAGTACGTCAttttaagacaaaataagacaataaagtgtgtatttcagttgGGTGGTGAAAGCTGCATGGTTGTGGtatttttagcggttcctactgtaattctaagaCAAAAAAGTGTGTCTGCCAGTTGAGTACAGAGCTCTGCGTGAACAcgggcttttatgactgtcaatacagccagcatctaacgttagctactccacTGTGCTGTGGAGCAGGATATAAAGCACAGCAGCTATAGCCCAACCTACAGTTTCCAGCCAGAAGCGGTCCAAGTCTAATCTCCTTTGCTGCTTGTTGAGTGTGATCAGCCAGCGCCCGCCACGCTTGTTCCTTTCGTCCTCCCACATGGGTTCAATGCCATCCTGCAGCAACAGTTTATATTGTCAATACACATCCCAAACCACTGcaccaaaacaacattttatagTGAGGTTTCAACACTGCCTGAAGAAAGACATCTTTTTCAACTGATGAtttgttaaatctaaattaaaggTTTGCAGCCGGAATACTAAAAAGATAGCAAGAACTTAACATGTGTGCAGTGATGCTTCAATATGGGGTTAACATCTTTTTCTCaagttgcagtttttttttaaagattattttttggggtattttattGACAGGAAGACTGAAAAAATGGGGCCCGCtgtgtcaaggagtaaacctctatatacggGTGCCCGCTATACCAACTGAGTTATCAGGGCGCCCTAAGTTGTAGTTTGGCCTTTTTACATTAGCTCTGCCTCAACAGTCCGATCCAGATAGCAGGGTTTTTGTAACGAAGTTTAAAACTTAAACTGTACAGGGGCTGATAAACTACCTTCTCTGTTATGAATACAAATTCACTAGGTAGAATTAGCCACAGGTGATCCTGCTAATGATTTAAATTAAAGCCCACTGATTATAGGCCGCAGATATACTTGGTTGCTGCTTTTCCATTCATCATTACCACCTATCTCACACGGTATAACTAGCGGCTGATTTTCTATCATCACATATGGTTAAATTAGCTCTTTTGCTGATGAGCTTAGTTGGTCGGGACAGATTTAGTCAGAGACACTCCTGTCTAGTAATAATGCTGTTGTCCTGTCCTTGTGTTGACAATTCAAACAggtatttttctgtttgcataAGCTAGTACTCGTTTTCAACAAACAGGCAAAAGATGGCATTTTCTTCTTGTACTTCAAGTGTGAATGATATCAGCTGCCTTATGTTAGGGCCCGGGCCTTTGCTTGGTTTGCAAAATATAATGTGTCATGATGTAAATGTGATTTTCCACTTTGAAACAAagttgttcttttattttaattgagTCAACATCAGAAATAGAGCAAAAACACTCCTGTACtgcaaacatatttaaaaaaaaaaaatagttttaactATATTTTaatctagggctgggcaatatatcaatgtatCTATtttgcgatatgagactagatatcgtcttagattttgcatatattgtaatatggtcttttttttggttttgtctttacttggttttacaggctgcattacagtaaagtgattcattttctgaacttaccagactgttctagctgttgtattatttacctttactcactaagtcattaaatcatttctggagaatatttatcaaaaatctcattgtgtgaattacttatttttaaagcaccaatagtcaaccatacaatatcgaCGCAATATCGaaattgaggtatttggtcaagaatcatataaataaataaacaaataaatcaaattaccTTAAAAAGGGAGTAATCACAGCCTGACATGAGGTTGCTTGACAACTGGATATGGTTGTAGAGACTAAAATGAAGAGAGCACAGCATCAACAGAACATGTTGATCTCACAGTATTTTACAACCCAGTCTACAGTCATGACATTTCACTGCTTCAGTCACTCCATAGCAGTAAAGGAATAGAAAAAAGACTTGgaaggatttttttcttcttacgcCCAGAAATCTTCAACTGTGTCGAATTTAGAGATGAGTCGCAGGTTGGCCTGCCATGTTTTGCTCTTGTCATTCTTGAAGAACCACAGGGACCAGCTGTTgggcaaaaacagaaaaggaatTTGCATAAATGTAACAAGCCCCTAATTAAACAGGCGGTAAACAAAAGTAACCAAATGCCATTGAGCTTCAGAGCAAATGAGCAACGTATGGATGCACCTGGATGCTACCGACACAAACTGTTCAGTAAATCATGCTATCACTGTCTTGGTCCAATTCAGTGTGAACACTGTATCATACTNNNNNNNNNNATCCTCTAATGGCTCAGTGACTGCTTTAAGCTCTTTGGGTTGAAGCATAATGAAGAAAACTGTGGCAGTTGACACTAATACAAAGACTTTAAAGCAGCTTGTCTGTCAATGGCTTTGGGTTGCGTTGTTAAATGAGAGCACAGTCCAAATGAATGCAAGAAAATGGAATAAGGTAACTGATGCACATTAGTAATTCCATTGAGTGGCATTGTATATGTATGACAGAACGTCTGATGAGCAACAATCCAAGAGTCGGTGAGCTTCAGTTTATGACACGTTTGTGTATTCCTTGTTAACTTGTCTGGTAAAATATTTGATTGTAGGCCATAAACTGAGGCAACACATATTTTTATAGTCTCTTAGATTAACCTCTACAGGGTTAGCCTCATGTAGCACAAACCCTGACTGTACCAATTTATCCAATTAATTGTCCTTTGTGGGAATACGTTGCTAAATTAAAATGCCACCGATGTATTTCAAACCTTACAGCTCAGCTGTGAAACACCAGTCAAGTGTTTATGGTCCAACGGTTCCTTTAGCTGACAGACTTTCTGTTgagctttttttatatttttatttgaccCTTTGACATAAATATCCATGtggaatttaaatgtatgtaaaatattCAATCGTTGCTTATTTGTATTCTGCATAGTAGGGAGTTGGAAGCTATCCGGTTACAGATTGAGAGAAAAGGGACTGAAACACTCTGGACAGGTCATAAGACTATCACAGACAATCAAAGTTttactggggggggggctctccaACCCGGAAGACTGCTTCTGTTTTGAGTGTGAGAGAAAATCCACTTTAACacatgaagaaaatgaaaacacacacacagaaatcgGGGCCACAAGTAATACAGCTAGCCTGAACAACTGACTGACGAACTACAGgtacaatataaaaaattatatacaatatatttttgtatatcaAATTAGTTTTTACATTAGGCCAAGAATTATATAAATGACCAATAAGTAATCAGTCACTCatgatgattttattttgacattgtCTTTATTATGCACTGTGCACAGACCATTTAGTAAATTGCTCAGCTTTCTCTCGGTGAACATTGTTTTTGATGACTGGTCAGTTTATCTCGCTTTTACTTCTGTATGTGCCTTCCACTCAGTtgtgtggaggtggggtcatTATGTTCTTGAACAATGCTTAGAGATCAAACAACACTTCTTTTCTTTGTAGTTGATGATTcatacgttattccagctttacATTTATACAGttccacacactcacatctgAGTGCAGCCCAGTGCAACCAGTGGGCGATCAGACACTGGTGTATCTGAAAAAGGCCAATATTTGTGATTTATCTgttttgcctcaaaagtgaaaGTCTAAGCAAATAGCAAATGTtcactttaattacatttttaacccaTATTGTGTCAATTAAAAGCATTTCAATTCAAGAGGCAAACCAAAGCAATTATTACAGCtaaaaatagtatttttatTACCAATTAATCTGTCTATGACTTCTttaatcaatttgtttttttgatttaagTCAAAAATGTCCATAACACGTTTTTAAAGCCCATGGTGCTGTCTTCAAACATCAACAgtacaaaaccccaaaaatattCAATTAGCTATTAAACAATACTGAGAAAAGCAGTAGACTTTCTGCTTGACTTAACAACCGAAACACTGAAATAATCGattatacagtggggctcaaaagtttgagcaccccaggtaaaattttgtattaatgtgcataaaaaagccacgaaaagatggaaaaatctcaaacGCATCAAATgccagattagacattcatataatatgtcacaaaaatttagattttatttccaacatttacgctttcaaaataacagcatctgcaaaagtttaggCACCCTGCAGATTTCAGACCTTGTACTTCctcctttggcaagtatcacagcttagaaacacttcttgtagccagccaagagtctttcaattcttgtttgaggtatcttcgcccattcttccttccaaaagtcttaaagttctttgagatttctgggctgtctttcaagcactgctcttttaaggtctatccagagattttcaattattttgaaGTTAGGAGATTGcaaaggccatggcaaaaccttcagtttacgcctcttgatgtattCCACaatggattttgaggtgtgtttatgatcattatccatttgtagaagccatcctctctttaacttcagctttttcacagaaggcatcaagttagcgttcaaaatttgctgacattttattgaatccatttttccttttactcgtgaaatgttccctgggccactggctgcaatataacCCCAAAACAtcattgatccacccccatgcttaacagttggacagaggttcttttcattaaattctgtgccctttcttctccaaacgtacctttggtCATTtgggccaaaaagttctattttaacctcatcggtccacagaacttgtttccacaatgcatcaggcttgtctatatgttcatttgcaaacttcaaacgctgatttttgtggtgaggacgtagaagaggttttcttctgatgactcttccatgaagactaTATTTGTACGAGGAtgtctttatagtggaatggtgtaccacaactccagtgtctgccaggtctttctggatggatcaagtcagtcaaacgtgggttttgacttgctttttttcacaatcctgcgagctgttctgtctgatattatTCTTGGTCTTAAAAATATTGCATtgacttccactgttcctgatgacggccatttcttaattatatTCCAAACAGAGAACATTCGCATCTGAAAaggctttgctatcttcttgtagccttctcctgcttggtgagcgtcaactattttcagttttctagacaccTGCtaagaagaacccatggtgctgattgttggggcaaggtcagatgagtctgggcctttaaaaccttaagattgacttCACCTGGTCTTtacagacgatgattgagaacaatccataggctcgttcgagatgaactgcgcctcgcctgtaaagtggacgagagcaggcggcagcagcggggggcggtgacaaaaagctgcggtaaagtcggacagtttccagccgattccagcagccttcaggctaaacaggaagtgacaaaaacactgtggtgcgattccgatttaataaaatataatcagacccacatatcagctggtacacagtctcaagttgttttaattatgacagagtagctgtcaaagtgctctacatgcgatctgttgctgattttaataaacaacacactgtagatgatacgTGATCTGcccagatttagtctctctgacttctaaacgtaactatcagtcacacaacatgtgttctggacagaataagtctttaaatcagacaaatagcaattaaaatccctcagATTCAAAAACCATAACAAGTTTagataaaacgtcatcatgttgtaaaccaatcaggtgttaaaacAGCTCAGAAGctggcgtttcccagcatgctctgggtccgcctgggtccgcctgggtccgcctggctttTGCATTCGTtaaaaagcaactgcgccgcctgcgtctcagaactgcggccacCTTgttctcgtgagatttccgttgcccacgtgtggatgacgtcagagcaagtcgggatcaagtcagacacaaatctaactggcatgcaacgggcgccgatcgccggtgatcgattctgcgcagacctggctcatctcgaacaagcctCATGTCACGCTGTCacgtctcagctttccaaagggggcgatgcatgctataaactctgcagggttcccaaacttttgcagacgccattttttgttttctgttattttaaaagtgtaaatgatggaaataaaatctaactttttgtgacatattatacaaatgtctaatctgtcatttgatgacttttggaaatttttccatcttttcttggcttctttatgcacattaataaaaaattttatctggggtgcccaaacattcgagccccactgtaagtaTTGTTGCCAGTTCATTTTCTGTGAATCCACTTGCTgattaaaaggtgctctaagcgatgtaacacgttttttaggctaccactttttttgtcacatacagcaaacatctcctcactatccacaAGCTCCCTGtcctctgaacacactgtaaaaacgcAGTCAAAaaaactgtgccaacctgcaccacaaacTATAACAAACAGTCTTCCAGCCTATAACCAACAAGAATGAGTTGGTTGAGCCATCACTGCAGAAGCATTAGAACGTGGGCTACTTCCACAGTGCGCGTTCATAATTCAACCAACTCCTTCTTAGGCTGGAACACCtgaattgtgttaaaaaatgttggcataaaaaaaaacactagataGCTAGccataaacatttatttaaaggcaAAGGGAAATCCTGAAAATGATCCAAAAACTTATACCCTTAACTTATCCCAAAAttgaaacgttttttttataaatattttgtttgtttctgttagCATAATATAGATATACTAGTATACTATATAAAAGTATACAGTAGAGTAAGCAGCACTAAAACTAGATTCTTTAATGTCACAGAGCGAATATGATTGTACTGCTTTAGAGATTGTTCAGCCATTACCTATCTGctacataaattaaaaaataatatgtgCAGTCTAATTACTGCCATAATCAAACAGACTTTctcaaatgcattttaaaacgCAACTCTAACCTGTTCTGGAGGGGGTGTTTGATGTAGGCCTCTGGGTTCACAATCTCTTGTCCAGTCTCCTCAGCTCCATCTTCATCAGGCTGATTTGAACTTGGGTTGGTTTCCTAAAAAGTAGTAAGGTAGAGGGGATGCATTTAAGGAAAGTAGGCAGTAGTTTCTATCCCCAGTGCAAATGACCATACTTTCTAGTGTAACTAACTAGGGAAAAAATCTTGCAACAGTAACATGGCGTCTAATCTCTTGAGCAACAACTTTCCAGTTGTTGATTAAGTTGCATAAGTAAACCCTTCAGCCATGGCAACTAGATACAATTTAAACAGAGCCAATATGACAAAACAAGTGTTGTTTCTCCCAAATGAATTTGCTttatcgttaaaaaaaaaaaaaaaatccgtcACGTAAGCGTTCACAAGTGAAACCCGATGTAACATATGGTACACATTTGTTACGCGAAGCTAGAGTTAAACTAATTTTAACTTTACTGCTAACATTTTACGTTTCCCACTAAAGGCGACATGTAATTTCGAAAAGTGGTAAAGTCAACCTAATTATTGAACACGTTTCTATTATTCCCAAGAGGTTTAGTTATTAGCGGAAATAACACCACCAATTTCCATTCATATATATGCTTTTTTAAAGTTGTACAATGATGTTAAGTTGCTTGCTTGGAACAATGTATCCCCTAAATTATGACATGACCTTACAACAACCAACAAAAATGGACATAGTCTTCTATTTGGCATGCATTTTATACACCAGATagtgtttatttgaaaaaacaataacaacattttttttaacttaacgTTAACCTTAGCCACTTGCtaagtagctagctaacgttgcaCCGTAGAGGTCAGAGAGCACTGTCAACCAATTTTGACAGTGAAGTTGTAGCTACAAAAAACAACTGCTATTTCTGTTTAGTGGCTTAGCTATATTAGCTACATGCCGAATTTACTGTTGGTTCATAATAATCACACATGTCTTGAATAATAGTCACTCGGGTATGTACTTCTGCGGTTAACCTAATTAATAGCAAACACACTAATTTGGCAATGGAACTTGGCAAAGGTGAACGGCACGTCGGTTAGTTGTAACGTCAGCCTAAAGTTGGGAGATCTCGACTCACAAGCATTCCTCTGTTAAGCTTAGGTCGTGGCACAGAAGACACTCTTTAAACTAGTCAAAACGGCACGTATGATTGGAACAACTATCAATTTATATTTGAATACGGATGTGTAAAGGTAGACATAAACTTTAAATGTAAACTTGCTCTATAATAAAAGCAAGAATCCCCCTAAATGttttgatatgttctttagagAAAGTGCTCACCGGTTCGGCGGTCGCCATCTTACAAATCTCTGTTTGGAAAGTGTCCGTTGATTGGACGATTGGGCCGAACTGTCCAACGTGACGGCCCAGCTGCGGACATGCGCTGTGAGCAGTCGCTGGCTGGCTGCTTCTCTGCGACTCCACCCCTCCTGCGGACGAAGGCATGGCGAGCATCGAGGCTAGAAGGGAGTGTGAGACAGATGGCTGCGGCCAAGACGCCAAACTTCAGTGTCCCACATGTATCAAGCTTGGTATTCAAGGCTCCTATTTCTGTTCACAGGTACCGCTGCTTTTTCGGCTTCTCCGGTTTAAACGTCGGCTGTAGACACACACCTAGGCCCTCTGTCCTATCACGAGGCTGCTAACGTTAACTGTCATGCTAGGTAGACATGTGTAACGTTAGATGCTTTGTAAACCGCTAATAACATATTTGGTTAACGTTAACAGGTGCCTTCTGGCTGCGTAATGTTATACAGATTGCATATATTGAATAGTGCACTCAGCAATTGTAACTGGTGCTATTTCCGTAGCGTTAACTGTAGGCCAAGGGGTAATGTTAACGTTAACATTAGCTTGCTAACTGTTGGCTGATTAGCTAAAGTGAGTGATACATTGTCCATGCTCAAAATGAAAAGCATTTAGTGTGGTGTTTTTGGCTGTAAGCTTAAAATTAATATCAAATAATGTGTATTCATGTTTATTGAGTAGGAACAAGGTATTCTAGCAGTGCTATAGCTAGACTGCATGTCTTGATAAGTTGTGAAGTGCGGTGGCACAGTGCTTGACCGTCACCCTGGCACATTCTCTTTTACGAGACCAAACCCCACTCACAAATCAGTCAGTTTAAAGATGGGTTTCTTTATCGTCAATACCTCATACATAGTGGAAGCCCTTCAGGGCTCAACAGAAGCTAGCTACTATCCAAAACAGATGTAAACATCGAAGTAAACGGAGGAAAAGGTGAAGATGGAAATGACCTATGGCTACGATCACGACTATGTAGACAAGCAAGGCCATCTATGTGTCCATCTCTACATTAGAGCGGCCACCGAAGCAGGCGTGGAGGAATACACTAACTGCTAGTTCTCTGCTGGGCATCCTGCTGGCCAATGTGCAGGCGCCCGATGGTGAGCTGGGTGGCCTCCATGCCTGCGTCGGTTTCCAGTGGCATGTCGGGAGCTGTTGTGTCCTTTTGCTGAGACTTTGCTGGATCCTGAGTACCGGTGCCATTCAACCAGGGGACTATTTTTCTGTGTTTGGATCCGACGGCCACCTTCTGCTTCATGATGAATCATGCATAAGTTGAAAGAGCTGATGGGATACATTTCACTCTAATTCTAACTTTTACAATTTCATGTGACAACtacaaataattaattaaattgatGAGTCACATGTGAGAGTTGAATATCCTGTTGATAAAGGTTGTGGATTCTGCTTTGAAGCTACGTTTTCTTGCAGCAGCC
Above is a genomic segment from Etheostoma spectabile isolate EspeVRDwgs_2016 chromosome 20, UIUC_Espe_1.0, whole genome shotgun sequence containing:
- the eif4eb gene encoding eukaryotic translation initiation factor 4eb, whose protein sequence is MLAMPSSAGGVESQRSSQPATAHSACPQLGRHVGQFGPIVQSTDTFQTEICKMATAEPETNPSSNQPDEDGAEETGQEIVNPEAYIKHPLQNSWSLWFFKNDKSKTWQANLRLISKFDTVEDFWALYNHIQLSSNLMSGCDYSLFKDGIEPMWEDERNKRGGRWLITLNKQQRRLDLDRFWLETLLCLVGEAFDDYSDQVCGAVVNIRAKGDKIAVWTSDYDNREAITHIGRVYKERLGLPLKMTIGYQSHADTATKSGSTTKNKFVV